One window of the Benincasa hispida cultivar B227 chromosome 3, ASM972705v1, whole genome shotgun sequence genome contains the following:
- the LOC120074741 gene encoding glycine--tRNA ligase, mitochondrial 1-like has protein sequence MRLLYSLLSSLNPLVQHLNSRFRSTISFQFQNFSRMFSMDSSEGSLRNALSKQQSAVEAQGNVVRALKAAGAAKAEIDAAIEALNGLKIEKASIEKQLQAVVSGVSGDGTLNRESFRQIVGNTLERRLFYIPSFKIYRGVAGLYDYGPPGCAVKSNVLAFWRQHFVLEENMLEVDCPCVTPEVVLKASGHVDKFTDLMVKDEKTGTCYRADHLLKDFCNEKLQKDLSLSSEKAAELQHILAVLDDLSAEQLGAKIKEYGITAPDTKNPLSDPYPFNLMFQTSIGPSGLLPGYMRPETAQGIFVNFKDLYYYNGNKLPFAAAQIGQAFRNEISPRQGLLRVREFTLAEIEHFVDPEDKSHPKFGDVANLEFLMFPREEQMSGKSARKIPLGEAVAKGTVNNETLGYFIGRVYLFLTRLGIDKSRLRFRQHLANEMAHYAADCWDAEIECSYGWIECVGIADRSAYDLHAHTEKSGVPLVAHEKFAEPREVEKLVIASVKKELGLAFKGSQKNVVEALEAMKEKEALEMKATLESNGEVEFYVCTLGKNVLIKKSMVAISKEKKKEHQRVFTPSVIEPSFGIGRIIYCLFEHSYYIRPSKAGDEQLNVFRFPPLVAPIKCTVFPLVQNQQYEQVAKVISKSLTVAGISHKIDITGTSIGKRYARTDELGVPFAITVDSASSVTIRERDSKDQIRVSVEEAASVVKDVTDGLKTWEDVWSTFPHHASATTED, from the exons ATGCGTCTTCTATATTCTCTTCTATCCTCATTGAATCCTCTTGTTCAGCATTTGAATTCTCGTTTCAGAAGCACCATTTCCTTTCAATTCCAAAATTTCTCACGTATGTTTTCAATGGATTCTTCCGAGGGATCGCTGAGAAATGCTCTTTCTAAACAACAATCGGCTGTTGAAGCCCAAGGCAATGTTGTTCGAGCCCTCAAGGCCGCCGGTGCTGCCAAGGCGGAGATTGATGCCGCTATTGAAGCTTTGAATGGATTGAAGATCGAGAAGGCTTCGATTGAGAAGCAGTTGCAGGCGGTTGTTAGTGGGGTTTCCGGCGATGGCACCTTGAACAGGGAGTCGTTCCGGCAAATTGTAGGTAACACTCTCGAGAGGCGTTTGTTTTACATTCCGTCGTTCAAGATTTACCGTGGAGTTGCTGGATTGTATGATTATGGTCCTCCTGGTTGCGCTGTCAAGTCCAATGTTCTTGCCTTTTGGCGTCAG CATTTTGTTCTTGAGGAAAATATGTTGGAAGTTGACTGCCCTTGCGTTACACCAGAAGTAGTCCTGAAAGCGTCTGGTCACGTGGATAAGTTCACGGACCTTATGGTCAAGGATGAGAAAACTGGGACCTGCTACCGGGCTGATCACTTGCTTAAGGATTTTTGTAATGAAAAACTTCAGAAAGATCTTAGCCTATCCTCTGAGAAGGCTGCAGAATTGCAGCATATTCTCGCCGTCTTGGATGATCTTTCTGCTGAACAATTGGGTGCCAAAATCAAGGAATATGGTATCACGGCTCCAGATACTAAAAATCCATTATCCGATCCTTATCCATTCAACTTAATGTTTCAGACATCAATTGGCCCATCAGGGTTGCTCCCTGG GTACATGCGGCCTGAAACAGCACAAGGCATATTTGTCAATTTCAAAGATTTGTATTATTATAATGGGAACAAACTACCATTTGCTGCAGCCCAAATTGGGCAGGCTTTTAGAAATGAG ATATCTCCTCGTCAAGGGCTGCTTAGAGTTCGTGAATTCACATTAGCAGAGATTGAGCATTTTGTTGATCCTGAAGACAAATCTCATCCAAAATTTGGTGATGTTGCCAATTTGGAGTTTTTAATGTTTCCAAGGGAGGAGCAAATGTCTGGTAAATCTGCAAGGAAAATTCCATTGGGTGAAGCTGTTGCTAAG GGAACTGTAAATAATGAAACTCTTGGCTACTTCATCGGGAGGGTATATCTTTTCCTAACTCGCCTTGGCATAGACAAAAGTCGTTTGCGTTTCCGACAGCACCTTGCAAACGAAATGGCCCATTATGCAGCTGACTGTTGGGATGCCGAGATTGAATGTTCATATGGTTGGATTGAATGTGTTGGAATTGCTGATAGATCTGCATATGATTTACATGCTCATACG GAAAAAAGTGGCGTTCCTCTTGTAGCACATGAGAAGTTTGCAGAACCAAGAGAAGTTGAG AAATTGGTCATTGCTTCTGTTAAGAAAGAACTTGGCCTTGCCTTCAAGGGAAGTCAAAAGAATGTGGTTGAAGCTTTGGAG GCAATGAAAGAGAAAGAAGCCCTAGAAATGAAGGCAACTCTAGAATCCAATGGAGAAGTAGAGTTCTATGTTTGCACTCTGGGAAAAAATGTCTTGATCAAGAAGAGTATGGTTGCAATTtccaaggagaaaaagaaggaacATCAGAGGGTTTTCACTCCATCTGTGATTGAGCCCTCGTTTGGTATTGGTCGGATTATCTATTGCCTCTTTGAACACTCTTACTACATAAGACCAAGCAAAGCTGGGGATGAGCAGTTAAATGTATTTAGATTTCCTCCCCTTGTGGCACCTATCAAATGCACAGTTTTCCCACTTGTTCAGAATCAACAATACGAGCAGGTCGCTAAAGTTATTTCAAAGTCCTTAACTGTTGCCGGTATTTCCCATAAAATTGACATCACAG GTACATCAATAGGGAAACGATATGCACGAACGGATGAGCTTGGCGTTCCTTTTGCAATCACTGTTGATTCAGCATCTTCAGTGACAATCCGAGAAAGAGATAGCAAAGATCAAATCCGCGTGAGCGTGGAAGAGGCAGCCTCGGTCGTGAAAGATGTTACCGATGGCCTGAAAACTTGGGAAGATGTATGGTCTACATTCCCTCATCATGCCTCTGCAACTACAGAAGATTGA